A genomic segment from Nodularia sphaerocarpa UHCC 0038 encodes:
- a CDS encoding DUF2301 domain-containing membrane protein, with protein MNTQTLSTPEVYQGQFGEFTIDDSDRTGVIIYRAGLMVAALSFALCSALVLFNNNPTTIAALTPLYACFSLGLGISLLTIHIYMAVLHRLLQIFWAIGSISAVVLALSNSEPLAIAVYNQPLTLFGIGFTFVALTGIFFKEAFCFNRLETKLLTFIVPLLLLGHLVGIIPTQGEQVLLGIWAILFLVFALRKAFQAIPPDIGDKSVFTYLKAQSLAKV; from the coding sequence ATGAATACACAAACACTATCTACACCAGAAGTTTATCAAGGTCAGTTTGGAGAATTTACAATTGATGATAGCGATCGCACAGGCGTGATTATCTACCGGGCTGGGTTAATGGTAGCAGCACTCAGCTTTGCCTTATGTAGCGCTTTGGTTTTATTTAACAATAATCCCACTACTATAGCCGCACTCACCCCTTTATATGCCTGTTTTAGTCTGGGTCTGGGTATCAGCTTATTAACCATTCACATCTACATGGCAGTACTGCACCGACTATTACAAATTTTTTGGGCTATCGGCAGTATATCAGCAGTGGTACTGGCATTGTCTAATAGTGAACCATTGGCGATCGCAGTTTACAACCAACCTCTAACATTATTTGGCATAGGTTTTACCTTCGTCGCATTAACAGGTATTTTTTTCAAAGAAGCTTTTTGCTTTAATCGCCTAGAAACGAAGTTATTAACTTTCATAGTTCCCTTACTTCTGCTAGGACATTTGGTCGGGATTATACCAACTCAAGGGGAACAGGTTTTATTAGGAATTTGGGCAATTTTATTTCTAGTATTTGCCTTGCGTAAAGCATTCCAAGCCATTCCGCCAGATATTGGCGATAAATCTGTATTTACTTATTTGAAAGCGCAAAGTTTAGCTAAGGTTTAA
- a CDS encoding DUF2382 domain-containing protein has product MVLYKLQDFAADYTITDADNYEIRDFDVYSDINNEKVGTVKDILVDETGRFRYLIVDTGFWIFGKQVLLPVGRSRISYGDRRVYATGLTQEQVESLPDFHDLERVDYDYEEQVRGVYRTPFAETPLETSTPVEATAPLDTPSAYAETTARATTPAPRSSYERDTYTYDREPDLYNTSDRNHQNLKLYEERLVANKTRVKTGEVSVGKHVETDRANVSVPIEKERVVIERTTPTDAGRTSSPGEVNFREGEVARMDVYEETPEIRKEAVLREEVKVKKVVETDTVEAEENLRREELDVNKGNNRPGKRRI; this is encoded by the coding sequence ATGGTTCTTTATAAGCTTCAAGATTTTGCTGCTGACTATACAATTACTGATGCTGATAATTATGAAATCAGAGATTTCGATGTCTACTCAGACATCAATAATGAAAAAGTTGGCACAGTCAAAGATATTTTGGTGGACGAAACAGGACGTTTTCGTTACCTAATTGTTGATACAGGCTTTTGGATTTTTGGTAAGCAAGTGTTGTTACCAGTGGGACGTTCCCGCATTAGCTATGGAGATAGACGAGTTTACGCTACAGGACTTACCCAAGAGCAAGTAGAAAGTTTACCTGATTTTCACGACCTCGAACGAGTTGATTACGATTATGAAGAGCAGGTACGGGGAGTTTATCGGACTCCCTTTGCAGAAACACCTTTAGAGACTTCTACACCTGTAGAGGCTACAGCACCTTTAGATACTCCATCGGCTTATGCGGAGACTACAGCTAGAGCCACGACACCTGCACCCAGGAGTAGTTATGAGCGTGATACCTATACCTACGACCGGGAACCTGATTTGTATAATACCAGCGATCGCAATCATCAAAACCTGAAACTGTACGAAGAACGGTTAGTTGCTAATAAAACCCGCGTCAAAACAGGAGAGGTCTCGGTTGGTAAGCACGTTGAAACTGATAGAGCAAATGTTTCTGTACCCATTGAAAAAGAGCGTGTAGTGATTGAACGCACTACGCCAACGGATGCTGGACGAACTTCTTCCCCTGGTGAAGTTAACTTCCGCGAAGGTGAAGTTGCACGTATGGATGTTTACGAAGAAACTCCGGAAATTCGTAAGGAAGCTGTTCTGCGTGAAGAAGTAAAAGTTAAGAAGGTTGTAGAAACGGATACGGTAGAGGCTGAAGAAAACCTGCGTCGAGAAGAGTTAGATGTTAATAAGGGTAATAATCGCCCAGGGAAAAGAAGGATTTAA
- the pdhA gene encoding pyruvate dehydrogenase (acetyl-transferring) E1 component subunit alpha has product MVQERTLPTFNPNTTKITKEEGLRLYEDMVLGRSFEDKCAEMYYRGKMFGFVHLYNGQEAVSTGVIQAMRPGEDFVSSTYRDHVHALSAGVPAREVMAELFGKATGCSKGRGGSMHMFSAEHGLLGGYAFVAEGIPVAAGAAFQSKYRREVLGDQNADQVTACFFGDGAANNGQFFETLNMAALWKLPILFVVENNKWAIGMSHERATSQPEIYKKASVFNMVGVEVDGMDVLAVRAVAQEAVARARAGEGPTLIEALTYRFRGHSLADPDEMRSKAEKEFWFSRDPIKKLAAYLVEQNLADDAELKAIDRKIQEVIEEAVKFAESSPEPDPSELYRFVFAEDE; this is encoded by the coding sequence ATGGTTCAAGAACGCACGTTACCTACATTTAATCCGAACACTACCAAAATCACCAAAGAAGAAGGATTGCGGTTGTATGAAGACATGGTACTAGGTCGCTCATTTGAAGACAAATGCGCTGAGATGTACTATCGGGGCAAAATGTTTGGTTTTGTCCACCTCTACAACGGTCAAGAAGCCGTTTCCACAGGTGTTATCCAAGCCATGCGACCGGGTGAAGATTTTGTTTCCAGCACCTACCGCGACCACGTTCATGCTTTGAGTGCCGGCGTACCAGCTCGAGAAGTGATGGCAGAGTTATTTGGCAAAGCCACAGGGTGCAGCAAAGGACGTGGTGGTTCCATGCACATGTTTTCTGCTGAACATGGCTTACTAGGTGGTTATGCTTTTGTAGCTGAAGGCATCCCCGTAGCAGCTGGCGCAGCTTTTCAAAGCAAATACCGCCGCGAAGTTTTAGGAGACCAAAACGCTGACCAAGTAACAGCTTGCTTTTTTGGCGATGGTGCGGCTAATAACGGTCAGTTTTTCGAGACCTTAAATATGGCAGCCCTTTGGAAACTGCCGATTCTTTTTGTCGTCGAAAATAATAAATGGGCAATTGGGATGTCTCACGAACGAGCAACTTCTCAGCCAGAGATTTACAAAAAAGCCAGTGTATTTAACATGGTAGGTGTGGAAGTAGACGGTATGGACGTGTTAGCAGTGCGCGCCGTGGCTCAAGAAGCTGTCGCTCGCGCTCGTGCTGGTGAAGGTCCGACATTAATTGAAGCCCTTACCTACCGTTTCCGGGGACACTCCCTCGCAGACCCAGATGAAATGCGAAGCAAAGCCGAGAAAGAATTCTGGTTTTCTCGTGACCCTATCAAGAAGCTGGCGGCTTATCTGGTTGAGCAAAACTTAGCAGACGATGCTGAACTTAAAGCAATTGATCGGAAAATTCAAGAAGTCATCGAAGAAGCCGTGAAGTTTGCTGAAAGTAGTCCCGAACCTGACCCCAGCGAGTTATATCGCTTTGTATTCGCCGAAGACGAGTAG
- a CDS encoding aldose epimerase: protein MFTITLQEQQYKTYILSDDSAGSQIEVVPERGGIITRWRIQGQEIFYLDTERFTHPDLSVRGGNPILFPICGNLPDNFYTHNGQRYTLKQHGFARELPWEVIEQKTEDKASLTLVLNSNEQTKAVYPFDFQVIFTYELQGDTLAIRQEYKNLSSTPMPFSAGFHPYFLTAGDKNRLEFQIPSGQYQDQSTKEIHSFDGNFDFNRDEIDVAFKDLTSQSATVIDPSRSLKLSLDYDNIYSHLVFWTVKGKDFYCLEPWTAPRNALNTGENLTVLAPKASCTAFVRLTANLL from the coding sequence GTGTTTACTATCACCCTGCAAGAACAACAATACAAAACTTACATCCTCAGCGATGACAGTGCAGGCTCTCAAATAGAAGTAGTCCCAGAAAGAGGCGGTATTATCACCCGTTGGCGTATCCAGGGGCAAGAAATTTTCTATCTGGATACTGAACGCTTTACTCATCCTGATTTGAGTGTCAGAGGTGGAAATCCGATTTTGTTTCCTATCTGTGGCAATTTACCGGATAATTTTTACACCCACAACGGGCAACGGTACACTCTGAAACAACACGGTTTTGCGCGTGAGTTACCTTGGGAAGTGATTGAGCAAAAAACTGAAGATAAAGCTAGTCTGACTCTGGTACTCAATAGCAACGAGCAAACCAAGGCTGTTTATCCTTTTGACTTTCAAGTAATTTTTACCTATGAATTGCAAGGGGATACTCTCGCAATTCGGCAAGAATATAAAAATTTGTCATCCACACCCATGCCCTTTTCGGCTGGTTTCCATCCTTACTTTCTGACTGCTGGTGATAAAAATCGGCTAGAGTTTCAAATTCCTTCTGGGCAGTATCAAGACCAAAGTACTAAGGAAATTCACTCGTTTGACGGTAATTTTGATTTCAACCGCGATGAAATTGATGTTGCTTTTAAGGATTTGACTAGCCAATCTGCGACAGTGATAGATCCTAGCCGTTCCCTCAAACTGAGTTTAGATTACGACAATATCTATTCTCATCTGGTGTTCTGGACTGTCAAAGGCAAAGATTTCTACTGTCTAGAACCTTGGACAGCCCCTCGTAATGCTCTCAATACTGGCGAAAATCTGACGGTCTTAGCTCCAAAGGCTAGCTGCACGGCATTTGTAAGGTTAACAGCAAATCTTTTATAA
- a CDS encoding S-layer homology domain-containing protein gives MSSLSRLSALGASIVTLGIAASLTSPALSQNTFSDVPPDYWAKPFIERLAQRNIIVGYPDGTFRPEQAVQRDEFAAMLRQAFEQEPMREIEDASAFQDIPEGYWASPAIESAYQQGFMSGYPGGLFRPNQPVSRVDALVTLTRGLNLAPEPRRTVRRPVYLPLAMTSLMQPLVAAAPQPTTPVAALAKDYYVDAQQIPAYAINDIGIATQQNLVVNHPNPRQLEPNEPLRRATAAAFIHQTLVAQERMEPLPSHLEAYNYIVRPEVAQAAR, from the coding sequence ATGTCGAGCTTATCTCGTTTGTCTGCATTAGGTGCATCTATCGTAACTCTAGGGATAGCAGCAAGTTTAACTTCTCCAGCTTTATCACAGAATACTTTTTCTGATGTTCCCCCTGATTATTGGGCGAAACCATTTATTGAGCGTTTAGCCCAAAGAAATATTATTGTGGGATATCCAGATGGGACATTTCGACCCGAACAGGCTGTACAACGGGATGAATTCGCCGCCATGCTTCGTCAAGCATTTGAGCAAGAACCGATGCGGGAAATAGAAGATGCTAGCGCTTTTCAAGATATTCCTGAAGGATATTGGGCATCTCCCGCCATTGAGTCAGCCTATCAACAAGGATTTATGAGTGGTTATCCTGGTGGTTTGTTTCGCCCCAATCAGCCAGTTTCTAGAGTAGATGCCTTAGTTACCTTAACTAGAGGCTTGAATTTAGCACCAGAACCTCGGCGAACTGTGAGAAGACCTGTATATTTACCACTAGCAATGACTTCTTTAATGCAGCCTTTAGTAGCAGCAGCACCCCAGCCAACTACCCCTGTAGCAGCACTGGCAAAAGATTATTATGTTGATGCCCAGCAAATTCCTGCCTATGCTATTAATGATATAGGTATAGCAACACAACAGAATCTGGTGGTTAATCATCCCAATCCTAGACAGCTAGAACCTAACGAACCTCTCAGACGTGCAACTGCGGCTGCTTTTATTCACCAAACTTTGGTTGCTCAGGAGAGAATGGAACCTCTGCCTAGTCATCTAGAAGCTTATAACTATATTGTTCGCCCTGAAGTTGCCCAAGCGGCTCGATGA
- a CDS encoding SAM hydrolase/SAM-dependent halogenase family protein, whose protein sequence is MPEQQINKSLFLALLSDFGDRDVYVSVMKGVVAQINPQIPVVDLTHQIPPQNIAAARFCLLNAYPYFPVGTVYVAVVDPGVGSRRRAIAVQFAQGFLVGPDNGIFSGVLSQSPAINIVELTNPNYWRTPQPSKTFHGRDIFAPVGAHLASGVPLKQLGKEIDPATLVQLDLGECHQTNSGVTGCIQYIDYFGNLVSNIPGKYVQGKNWCVQAAGVKIPGCETYSDVKVGEVAALVGSHGWVEIAINGGNASSQLQINCQDALQVLFLQSNQTA, encoded by the coding sequence ATGCCTGAACAACAGATAAATAAATCATTATTCCTGGCACTACTGAGCGATTTTGGCGATCGCGATGTTTATGTTAGTGTCATGAAAGGAGTGGTTGCTCAAATCAATCCCCAAATTCCGGTGGTAGACTTGACACACCAGATTCCGCCGCAAAATATCGCCGCAGCTAGGTTTTGTCTGCTCAATGCTTACCCCTATTTCCCTGTAGGTACAGTATATGTGGCAGTGGTAGATCCGGGAGTGGGCAGTAGGCGCAGAGCGATCGCAGTACAATTTGCTCAAGGGTTTCTCGTAGGGCCAGATAATGGCATATTTAGTGGGGTACTCAGTCAAAGTCCAGCAATTAACATTGTTGAACTCACAAACCCTAACTACTGGCGCACACCCCAACCCAGCAAAACTTTTCACGGTAGAGATATTTTTGCACCTGTGGGCGCTCATCTTGCTAGTGGTGTCCCTTTGAAACAACTAGGAAAAGAAATCGATCCAGCAACTTTGGTACAGTTGGATCTAGGCGAATGTCACCAAACCAATTCCGGCGTGACAGGTTGTATTCAATATATTGATTATTTTGGCAACTTAGTCAGCAATATTCCCGGAAAATATGTGCAAGGTAAAAATTGGTGTGTGCAAGCTGCTGGGGTGAAGATACCAGGATGTGAAACCTATAGTGATGTTAAAGTGGGAGAAGTAGCCGCTTTAGTTGGTAGTCATGGCTGGGTAGAAATTGCCATCAATGGCGGTAATGCTTCCTCACAGTTGCAGATTAACTGTCAAGATGCGTTACAAGTCTTATTTTTGCAGTCAAACCAAACCGCATAG
- a CDS encoding DUF4912 domain-containing protein, translated as MAKERPPLEEMTLRQLRKVASEYSISRYSRMRKSQLLAAIQEVQRSKVSLSPTRSLEAQETVEAAKFELGQEDRTGGSLADVDEGLADLPQGYGESRIVLLPRDPQWAYTYWDIPNEHKAELRQQGGQQLALRIYDVTDVDLDHQSPHSIQEYPADELAREWYIPIPVSDRDYVIDIGYRTADGRWLVLARSARVHIPPVYPSDWIEDAFVTVNFEEDLRGQTVYELVPPAKKAAAAASAGVGVNGNSNPIYEEIFGLAESAESQRVAGSIFGSMHQVPGSARPEEAISSYVFPSGVGMWAVPTASGLTMSGAGMSGAGFSAGAIPMRPRQFWLVADAELIVYGATEPDATVTIGGRQIKLNPDGTFRFQMSFQDGLIDYPIVAVAADGEQTRSIQMKFNRETPSRNTNTKDEAVVEWFA; from the coding sequence ATGGCAAAAGAACGCCCACCACTAGAGGAGATGACATTAAGGCAATTACGAAAAGTTGCCAGTGAATATAGCATCTCTCGCTATAGCCGAATGCGTAAATCTCAACTGCTGGCAGCGATTCAAGAAGTCCAGCGCAGCAAAGTATCGCTTAGTCCAACTCGTTCACTGGAGGCACAGGAAACCGTGGAAGCAGCAAAATTTGAATTAGGTCAAGAAGACCGTACTGGTGGTTCTTTGGCTGATGTTGATGAAGGACTGGCAGACCTACCACAAGGTTATGGTGAAAGCCGGATTGTACTGTTACCCCGCGATCCTCAATGGGCTTATACCTACTGGGATATTCCCAATGAACACAAAGCGGAACTACGGCAGCAAGGCGGGCAGCAACTAGCACTGCGTATCTATGATGTTACCGATGTTGATTTGGATCACCAAAGTCCTCACAGTATTCAGGAATATCCGGCTGATGAACTAGCCAGAGAATGGTATATTCCTATTCCAGTGAGCGATCGCGATTATGTTATAGATATCGGCTACCGTACTGCTGATGGTCGTTGGTTAGTATTGGCACGTTCTGCGAGAGTACACATTCCTCCTGTTTATCCATCTGACTGGATTGAAGATGCTTTTGTTACTGTCAACTTTGAAGAAGATTTACGTGGTCAAACTGTTTACGAATTAGTTCCCCCTGCGAAGAAAGCCGCAGCCGCAGCTTCAGCAGGAGTAGGAGTAAATGGTAACAGTAACCCCATATACGAAGAAATCTTTGGCTTGGCTGAATCTGCGGAATCACAACGAGTTGCTGGTTCTATTTTCGGTTCCATGCACCAAGTACCAGGTTCTGCACGTCCTGAAGAAGCTATTAGTTCCTACGTTTTCCCCTCTGGTGTGGGGATGTGGGCGGTTCCCACTGCGTCTGGTTTAACTATGTCTGGTGCTGGGATGTCTGGTGCTGGCTTTTCGGCTGGCGCTATCCCAATGCGTCCCCGCCAATTCTGGTTAGTTGCTGACGCTGAGTTGATTGTCTACGGTGCAACTGAACCTGATGCAACTGTTACTATTGGTGGTCGTCAAATTAAACTGAATCCAGATGGGACATTCCGCTTCCAGATGTCTTTCCAAGATGGTTTAATTGATTATCCAATTGTGGCTGTGGCGGCTGATGGTGAACAAACACGATCAATTCAGATGAAATTTAATCGTGAGACTCCATCTCGAAATACCAATACTAAAGATGAAGCTGTTGTAGAGTGGTTCGCTTAA
- a CDS encoding IMS domain-containing protein: MRIPLDYYRILGLPLAASDEQLRQSYSDRIMQLPRREYSQAAISSRKQLIQEAYVVLSNPKERSSYDQLYLAHAYGPDGNGNATVAVGNHTESNNADPDIQSLSIDISQEELVGALLILQELGEYELVLKLGHNYLTNQSGVGNNVPSARVANDLASEEFLANSDYPDIVLTVALACLELGREHWQQGYYENAAVSLETGQELLAREGLFASVQAEMQADLYKLRPYRILELLALPEEKVKERRQGLAFLHDILSDRGGIDGTGNDQSGLNIDDFLRFIQQLRNYLTVAEQHKLFEAESKRPSAVATYLAVYALLARGFTQRQPALIRQAKQMLMRLGKRQDVHLEQSLCALLLGQTEEATRVLELSQEYEALALIREKSLDSPDLLPGLCLYAEQWLQNEVFLHFRDLAKQQAALKDYFANQQVQAYLEALPTDAQTTKEWAVINRQSFSQPPLHNYHSTAVSPQFGQDRTPDPDLSATPAHKRQENGHFSPTNGNTPPDIISRVANSQTYLGQFSHPEPTARGTNHDLNGAAKSTPTTQVKKRRRRKPHHGVNRGYPQQQQAFAATLEGKTRLVWTVFGSLAGILVFWLLVSTTFGWVKNLLFPAPVLQGEQLFVQLNEPPINIPDPSSKLQPPEGSLTEVTAQEVIQTWLSTKAAALGPKYNVDSLQDILTDATLSQWRLLAQQERLQNRHRTYNHTVKVEYFDQKSDKAVVVATVREVTQFYDKGQIRNFTDETLRVRYSLIRQADVWRIQNMSVIN; encoded by the coding sequence GTGCGAATTCCGCTAGATTACTACCGAATTTTGGGATTACCGTTAGCGGCAAGTGATGAACAGTTGCGGCAGTCGTACAGCGATCGCATTATGCAATTGCCGCGACGAGAGTATTCTCAAGCAGCAATTTCTTCTCGCAAACAACTCATTCAAGAAGCTTACGTGGTTTTATCCAATCCTAAAGAACGTAGCAGTTATGACCAGCTTTATCTTGCCCATGCCTATGGCCCTGACGGCAATGGTAATGCTACTGTTGCAGTGGGAAACCACACAGAAAGCAACAACGCTGATCCTGACATCCAGAGTCTGAGTATCGACATTTCCCAAGAGGAATTAGTTGGTGCTTTATTGATTCTGCAAGAACTGGGGGAATATGAACTGGTACTCAAACTAGGTCATAATTACCTCACCAATCAAAGCGGTGTCGGCAATAATGTGCCATCTGCCAGAGTGGCAAATGATTTGGCTAGTGAAGAATTTCTGGCAAATTCTGATTATCCAGATATTGTTCTGACTGTGGCTTTGGCTTGTCTAGAATTGGGTCGGGAGCATTGGCAGCAAGGTTACTATGAAAATGCGGCTGTTTCTCTAGAAACTGGTCAAGAATTGCTAGCGCGTGAAGGGCTATTTGCCAGCGTACAGGCGGAAATGCAGGCTGATCTCTATAAATTGCGCCCCTATCGAATTTTGGAATTGCTGGCATTACCTGAAGAAAAGGTGAAGGAACGACGGCAAGGTTTAGCATTTTTGCATGATATCTTGAGCGATCGCGGTGGGATTGATGGTACTGGTAATGATCAATCTGGTCTGAATATAGATGATTTTTTGCGCTTTATCCAGCAATTACGCAACTATTTAACAGTTGCAGAACAGCATAAGTTATTTGAAGCCGAAAGTAAACGTCCGTCTGCTGTTGCAACTTACTTGGCGGTTTATGCCTTATTAGCACGGGGATTCACTCAACGTCAACCGGCTTTAATTCGTCAGGCCAAGCAAATGCTGATGCGTTTGGGAAAACGTCAAGATGTGCATTTAGAACAATCACTGTGTGCGCTGCTACTGGGGCAAACTGAAGAAGCTACCCGTGTTTTAGAACTGAGTCAGGAATACGAAGCCCTGGCTTTGATTCGGGAAAAATCCCTAGACTCTCCCGACTTGCTACCGGGACTATGTTTGTATGCAGAACAGTGGTTACAAAATGAAGTATTCCTTCACTTTCGAGATTTAGCTAAACAGCAAGCTGCGCTCAAAGATTATTTTGCCAACCAACAGGTACAAGCTTATTTAGAAGCTTTACCTACCGATGCCCAAACCACGAAGGAATGGGCTGTGATTAATCGTCAGTCTTTTTCCCAACCCCCCCTGCACAATTATCATTCCACTGCTGTTTCTCCACAATTTGGTCAAGATAGAACACCTGATCCAGATTTATCAGCAACGCCAGCTCACAAAAGACAGGAAAATGGCCACTTCTCGCCAACTAATGGCAATACACCGCCAGATATAATTTCACGGGTTGCTAACTCACAAACATATTTAGGACAATTTTCTCATCCTGAACCCACAGCCAGAGGGACTAACCATGATCTCAATGGTGCAGCTAAGTCCACTCCCACGACTCAAGTCAAAAAGCGCCGGAGGCGAAAGCCCCATCATGGTGTCAACAGGGGTTATCCTCAACAGCAACAAGCTTTTGCGGCTACTTTAGAAGGGAAAACACGACTTGTTTGGACTGTATTTGGTTCTTTGGCAGGTATTTTAGTTTTTTGGCTGTTAGTTTCGACGACATTTGGATGGGTGAAAAATTTGTTATTCCCTGCACCAGTTTTGCAAGGTGAACAGTTATTTGTGCAACTAAATGAGCCACCCATAAATATTCCCGACCCAAGCAGCAAGTTACAACCCCCAGAAGGTTCTCTGACGGAGGTGACGGCGCAAGAAGTTATTCAAACTTGGCTATCTACTAAAGCCGCAGCTTTAGGGCCGAAATATAACGTGGATAGTTTACAAGATATTTTAACAGATGCAACTCTTTCTCAATGGCGACTGCTGGCTCAACAAGAGAGGTTACAGAACCGCCATCGAACTTATAACCACACTGTCAAGGTGGAATACTTTGATCAAAAATCTGATAAAGCTGTAGTCGTGGCTACAGTCAGGGAAGTCACACAGTTCTATGACAAGGGTCAGATCAGAAATTTTACTGATGAAACTTTGCGGGTGCGATACTCTTTAATTCGACAAGCCGATGTCTGGCGCATCCAAAATATGTCAGTTATTAATTAG
- a CDS encoding YihY/virulence factor BrkB family protein, with the protein MKLQAIWTLFPETFQQWSEDKASRLAAALAYYTIFSIAPLLIIVIAIAGAAFGEEAARGEIVRQIEDLVGRDGAKFLEIAIKNASRPQAGAIASILSVVILLIGATGVFAELQDSLNTIWDVKAKPGRGIMTIIRQRFLSFTMILGIGFLLLVSLVISAGLSALITYFSHILPGIGSIWQMLNFILSFAITTVIFALIFKVLPDVRTTWSDVLIGALLTSFLFVIGKFLLGQYIGRSTLGSAYGAAGSLVVIIAWVYYAAQILFFGAEFTQVYARRYGTDITPTKNAIPRTAKTPVEGGGINNSTGNAVRKKQASRLINRILHYFRHPKRLKRRRRNRHY; encoded by the coding sequence ATGAAGTTACAGGCGATTTGGACGCTCTTTCCAGAAACTTTTCAACAATGGAGTGAAGATAAAGCCTCACGGTTAGCGGCAGCATTAGCTTATTATACGATATTTTCTATTGCACCTTTGCTAATTATTGTAATTGCGATCGCCGGCGCAGCATTTGGAGAAGAAGCCGCCAGGGGTGAAATTGTTCGCCAAATTGAGGATTTAGTCGGCAGAGATGGCGCAAAATTCCTGGAAATAGCTATTAAAAATGCTAGCAGACCACAAGCCGGTGCGATCGCCTCTATTCTTAGTGTTGTAATTTTACTCATAGGTGCTACTGGTGTATTTGCTGAGTTACAAGATTCCCTCAACACGATTTGGGATGTCAAAGCCAAACCTGGACGTGGCATCATGACGATAATTCGCCAACGCTTTTTATCATTCACCATGATTTTAGGTATTGGCTTTTTACTTCTAGTTTCCTTAGTCATTAGTGCCGGGTTATCAGCACTGATAACTTATTTTAGCCACATCTTACCAGGTATTGGTTCCATCTGGCAGATGCTCAATTTTATTCTTTCTTTCGCCATCACTACAGTTATTTTTGCCCTAATTTTCAAAGTTTTACCAGATGTCAGAACTACTTGGAGTGACGTTTTAATTGGTGCATTGCTGACCTCTTTCTTATTTGTAATCGGTAAGTTTTTGTTAGGACAGTATATCGGTAGGAGTACTTTGGGTTCAGCTTATGGTGCGGCTGGTTCACTGGTGGTAATCATCGCTTGGGTTTATTATGCTGCCCAAATTCTGTTTTTTGGTGCGGAATTTACCCAGGTTTATGCAAGGCGATACGGTACTGACATCACCCCAACTAAAAACGCTATCCCACGCACTGCTAAAACTCCTGTGGAGGGAGGGGGAATAAATAATAGTACGGGAAATGCTGTAAGAAAAAAGCAAGCTTCTCGCTTAATTAATCGTATTCTTCACTATTTTAGGCATCCCAAGCGCTTAAAACGCCGCCGCCGAAATCGTCATTATTGA